Part of the Augochlora pura isolate Apur16 chromosome 10, APUR_v2.2.1, whole genome shotgun sequence genome, TTTTCTAACAAAAGTAATGCATCCTTTCAGACGAATTTAAGCAATGAAGGATAATACAAAGGAGAACAGCTTTTACGAATAGATTAAGATATTGTTGACGCGAAACAAAGTGCTATTCATCTTGAAAGTGActtttttttcctttgaaATATGGGTTAGTTAATTATAAACTGCCCGCAGTGATTTTTTGTCCCTCGAACATTGTTTCAATCCCAATTTAATACAAAGCATGTTTACAAAGCATGCTTCGATGCAATTTATTATCCAAGGCtatgagttattaatttaaatgtaatatttgaaAGGAACAAAGAGATAAAATCGCGATTTTAAAGAtcaatttacagtaaaaagCGAAATGTGAATAGAAAATCAACAACCAATTATACGACGAAAGAGTATATTGTCAGGTTGTGCTTAAACAATACTACACAATAATGATATAtctcgagaaagaaaaatgaggGACTGtaactattacaaaattgagGCACATTACAACCACAATAGCTCGCATGACTTTGTAAACACTTGATAAGCCAAAATACACTATGTAAAGATTGGTGCAGAGCACTATTTACTAGGCTGGTGTTGCGCGTTATCTTCGAAGATCCAATCTACTCCAAATAAAAAGTTCTTTTTTACAccaagaaatgattaaaacgaTATCAAAGAGAGTAGAGTACATGGCATATTTTTCTGCTCGTGCTTTCGTACGTAACAGTTCACTGCAATGAATGGAAAGCATGGATATAGATTGATACGATTCTTCTAAATTCAAACAAATTGCATTTAGTTCTGCGATACTGAAAGACAATGgcgaataaattaacaagCAGTTACAAATTTCGCAATTTGTTAACAATGGATTTTGTTATGAGATATTGATGCGCAAGATTCTCGAAAGAGAGACTAAgttgaattaaagaaaatgtaagAGCAAAGAAAGGGAGAACGAGGTTCGAAATGACCAATTGTGACAGAAAAGCATCTGTGTATGTGTTAAGAGAGGTGAACATCCTGTactcaaaatttaatttttaatcgctcGGAGGTTGGTAGCACGAAATTTTGATATCACACACacgaatacaataatattcacCACGTTTACatctttattcaaattgaTGTCAAACTGATCTTTACAATACGGATCATAACTTCACGAGCGATATTTTAACGGAAAATTCTACTCCTATCagattctatttaaatatacaagcCAACTTTAGAACCAAATTTATATTCCGTACAAAGtgcttaatttataatttagttttcctTTCAAATAATATGCATTATGATTCAAGAAAAATCGATAAGAACTTAAATTTTCCGCGTAAATTGTGGGGAATGTGTTGTATTAAagattcaaaattattaaaacaattaatttaattatgtattttcgACATATAAACGAATACTTTCAGATGCTATGGTATTGAGAAAGACACGTTGAATTACGGCCTTAGACCTAGTCGTGTATATAAGAGAAACGAAGGACAGAACGATCCTTAACTGTGAGATAGTTGAGTGCGTGGCATCGTTAGAcacaaattttatatcgaagagatttaaaaaaaaaacatcaaaATAAAGTCAATGCGTTAAAAGCCAATTTatataacagtatttattgTGCGCACTGTCCTcctattatttgttaatattctgGAAATGACCGCATGAACTTGACCCCAGTGATGTCTCCACCACCGCGTCCTAATTCCAGGACCGAATGGTGGCGATCTAAGAGTCCAACGAGCACTTTACCGCGCATTATTCACACCAtagtatttttcattaatacaaTGTTTTCCTTTCCTACAAATCCcgataatactaataatagtTTGTTTCTGTCGTTCCTATTTCCATTGTAATATCCAAAACAGGTTCTGTGCTAATTTCTGTTCTAATTTGTAAAAGtagcttttttatttctaaattgtttcccgtttacatatttctgtttttaaaatttctgggaaatatattttttattttactatgaTAATACGACTGTTTCGaaatcttgaatttttaaatgacaattttgagaaaaattatagtCATTAGCTTGTTATTGGCTTTGCACACTTTATTCACTTCTGTAATTTTGCGCGCTAAGTTCTCCATGAGGGAGCTACGCTACAAAGGAACTTACTAATATAGTTAATGAAGGGGAAAACCGACGTATATTTGAGGGGCTCGCAGTTTCGTTTTGTTTCCTGTGTCCGTTGCCGTTCTTACGTTTGTGATTGGTTACGTCGCATCGGTCAGCTACGTTGCCATCTGTCCTTACTCTGCTGAACTTCTGATCTGTGACGTCACATTTGAGAGAATTTGATCTCAGGCGCCTGACCGTTCTTGATATTTCTACTCGAAGTCTAGTGTGTCCAATGGTGTTAGGGATTCGGCTCAGAAACAGCTCCAAGTTGCGGAGAAGAGACCTCACAAATGGTATTGGACAATTTCAATGGATTGCcaatagaaagaaatacattGACATCATCCAATCTCATTTGTGATTTTCCTGGAAGAAAGTTTGGCAATAAATTCAAGGCTATAAGCGTGTTTACTTGTATTTTGTTTCCAGACGTGATTTAAGTTCTTAAAAACTAAGTaacttaaatgaaaaatattgcaacaatatattttatttaaaattatctttaccATTATTGTCATAtcataaacattaataattaatgatggTGCCACTTTTCGTAATCTCATTTCATggaatgaaatgaataatgaGCATCCAGCTAGCCCCaacaaaaattctgtttttccTATTGGCTGAAAGAAAAGAACAGAAAAGTTAATGAATCGTTCTCTCCGATAAGATAAATCTTATGCTTGGCGATTCAGGATGGAAACATTTTCCGAAAGTATACAAATGAAGATATTCTCTCGAATATAGttttcgaattcaatttcCCTAATATTACCATATTGTAGCGCAGCAACACATACTTTATTGTggtctaatttttaatttctcgaattcATTGTGTCATTAAATATATGCTCACAAAACAAACGTTTCATTGCTAGAAATTcaataacgaaataatgtagttaattatttgattcattttgttatatgtattttaataaggATCACCAAACACAAAGTGGTGTTCGCGCCATTATACATTGTATGTCTagatacatatgtatttacatatacatactaACAACTTAGTTGCCTTTTAGAGCGACTACAGTTGCTTCTGTTTTGAGAGTGAGCGGCAAGCAACGTCAACTAACGTGTGGTCTATCTTCTAATTCTAGCCGAAAAACATGCGATTCTATACCAACTGTACGTCGTAGGGGAGAGAGTTTAACATTGTGTAAGTAAGAGAGATATGTATCGGTCGCTTCTTTGAATTTGCTGTCTGTGTAGGGTTGTATGTTTTTTGGACAGAATTAGAAAAGAGCCGATCGTCGGCGTCGCTTACTCTTACAAAGATTCCAACCGTCACTGAAAAGCACGGATATATTGCGCCAACAGTGTACCGattattcgtaatttattgaaagaatCATTAACTACTTCTGTTTGGTTCATATTACTTTACTAATGGAAACAGCATCTGTTTATACTTTTTCAAAAACAATTGCATTCAATGATTTAGTCACTGATATCGCTAGTTGAAGACAGTTTTGTATGAaaacaatagtaaaaattgCTAGATCGGGATcttgttttcatttctttcattgTATGAATACGAAGAAGAGAAGGAGTACGATAGAGATTCAGaattgtatgtacatatataggTATGCTCTTTGTATATAGAAATTCGTGGTTGTGTAAAGATTTTCGCGTAGCTGTGTAGTGGCAAGGAGAGGTCCTTAGCCCCCTTCGCTAGACAGACGCAGGTAATGAGTTTTTATACCATAACTGCGGCAACACCGATAACCAGTGCAATAATATCATCTACGATAACGACTACAACGGCAGCGATAACAGTaacagcgacgacgacggctacgccaacaacaacaacggcGCCGGCGGCTGCCGTGTCGCCCGAAGCTGCACCTGGTTGGATAGAATTTTGTGAGAGACACGCCCGCGCTTCGGCATCCGATTTTGCCAAAGCGTTTTGTACCTATGTCAGTTTAAATCTACCCGAATGCGCCAGATCAAATCTTTCCCATCGTGACTTTTTACGGAAATTCGTCGAAAGTTTCTGCGAACATTTTGAAACGGAATACTTGCGTCGGACAGTCAGGTCTGCTTTAATTCTTAAAGAAcatcttttcattattttatgcatgATTTTATATGTTTCTCGGAcaagtaacataattttatacattgtacCCTAATAGAAAATACATGTGCAGTCTCAATTTACTTCAATGTAACTTACAGATCACCATCTTTGTATGATGCAAGACACACAACCATCAATGATAGAGACGTTAATGTTACAAATCAGAACAATAGTACTACTATTCATGCTTCATCTCATGAAGAATTCAGTGATTATTCGGAACATGATGGAGATGCAATATCACCAAAACCTGTACATAAACCCTTTTTCAGGCGCCTGTCATTTAAAGGACTCAAAAagggaaaaagtttcttccaTAAACAACAAAGCGATGAAGTGGAATTATCTCATACCGAACATCGTAGAGATAAGCATTCAAAAGCAAAACTATCAAAGATCGTAGTAGAATGTAGAAAAGAAGGTATTGTTAATTCCTTGATGGGTGAAAATATTGATGGATCTCAGAAATGGGAAAAGTCAAGACTAGCTTTGATAAAAGCCATTGGTGGTTACATgttggaattttattctccTCCAAAAGCAGTAAAACCACGTAGTGGTGTATTTTGCTCTGCAATAACAGAAGCTCGAGAAACAACTGCATTGGAAATGCCAGATCATGAAAATACATTTGTGTTAAAAACACAGAATATGGAATTTGTTATAGAAGCTCATAATTCGAATGACATGAGGTCATGGTTAGctactattaaatattgtatgcgCACAGTACAACAAAATTCCATTAATCCCAGTTCTGGTGCGGATGCTACCACAGAGTCTTTGATGCATGGttcactaaatattaataacgaaagtGATAGATTGAGAGCTAATTCCGCTAGTAAAAGTTCTCGAACCACAGCTCATGATCATGGAGATGAGGCATCCAACAATCCCCCAGAAGTACCCCTAAGACTTCGTATAAGAAGTAACAGTAATTTGGAATTGTGCTCGTCGCAGCAAGATATTGAACAAAGTAAGGTTTACTTTCCTAAcaaaaataagatatattcTTATGTATGAAGTATTCAATGTGgcatgaataataaattaaagaaaatttaacttTTGTTATAGTAGCTACAAACGAAGGTGAAACAGATTTATCAAGCAGTTTGAGGGAATATCCATGGTTTCATGGTACTCTTTCTAGATCAGACGCAGCACACCTTGTCTTACACAGTGCTGCTAATGGTCATGGTGTATTTCTTGTTCGtcaaagcgaaactagaaaagGAGAGTTTGTATtaactttcaattttcaagGCAGGGCAAAggtaaaattgttgtttaattaaactagATTATATAAGAGAAGGTCTTTTATTGTcagtatttattacattacagcATTTACGCATGACGCTAAATGATCAGGGTCATTGTCGAGTTCAGCATCTATGCTTTCCTGCTATATACGATATGCTCGAACATTTCCGTCTAAATGCCATACCTCTTGAATCCGGTGGAACTGCTGATGTAACACTGACAGAATTTGTGGTAGCAAATCATACTAACCGATCAGGACATCACAATATATCTGGATCGAATCAACAACAATTACAAGAAAGAAGACCCCCAGCAGTCCTGGAGCCCAGAGAAGTAAGAGTCAGCAGTGGAAGTCTAACTCCTCTTGAGTGAACGCGAGTGGCCAACACCCACAGTCTGAAGTCTAATCTACAGACAGTGAGTAAATAACCAACTAAAGTGATGCACCCATTTTTCGTGCGGCTggaaatacatacatactaAATTGATATTCGTGTGTTCACAAAGGTTTCATCAGTTCCTTAGTAGTTCATGTAGTGCCATATTCGGATTATTTTGTAAGTATTCGAacactattatttttttgtttaaaacgtaaattgttttatattgttaacgTTAAcgtattatttagaaat contains:
- the Lnk gene encoding SH2B adapter-like protein Lnk isoform X1, which encodes MSFYTITAATPITSAIISSTITTTTAAITVTATTTATPTTTTAPAAAVSPEAAPGWIEFCERHARASASDFAKAFCTYVSLNLPECARSNLSHRDFLRKFVESFCEHFETEYLRRTVRSPSLYDARHTTINDRDVNVTNQNNSTTIHASSHEEFSDYSEHDGDAISPKPVHKPFFRRLSFKGLKKGKSFFHKQQSDEVELSHTEHRRDKHSKAKLSKIVVECRKEGIVNSLMGENIDGSQKWEKSRLALIKAIGGYMLEFYSPPKAVKPRSGVFCSAITEARETTALEMPDHENTFVLKTQNMEFVIEAHNSNDMRSWLATIKYCMRTVQQNSINPSSGADATTESLMHGSLNINNESDRLRANSASKSSRTTAHDHGDEASNNPPEVPLRLRIRSNSNLELCSSQQDIEQIATNEGETDLSSSLREYPWFHGTLSRSDAAHLVLHSAANGHGVFLVRQSETRKGEFVLTFNFQGRAKHLRMTLNDQGHCRVQHLCFPAIYDMLEHFRLNAIPLESGGTADVTLTEFVVANHTNRSGHHNISGSNQQQLQERRPPAVLEPREVRTYGGSIRTRIESLERLEQQNNVVEHQSSSVSSGRAIQNTYCFL
- the Lnk gene encoding SH2B adapter-like protein Lnk isoform X2; this encodes MSFYTITAATPITSAIISSTITTTTAAITVTATTTATPTTTTAPAAAVSPEAAPGWIEFCERHARASASDFAKAFCTYVSLNLPECARSNLSHRDFLRKFVESFCEHFETEYLRRTVRSPSLYDARHTTINDRDVNVTNQNNSTTIHASSHEEFSDYSEHDGDAISPKPVHKPFFRRLSFKGLKKGKSFFHKQQSDEVELSHTEHRRDKHSKAKLSKIVVECRKEGIVNSLMGENIDGSQKWEKSRLALIKAIGGYMLEFYSPPKAVKPRSGVFCSAITEARETTALEMPDHENTFVLKTQNMEFVIEAHNSNDMRSWLATIKYCMRTVQQNSINPSSGADATTESLMHGSLNINNESDRLRANSASKSSRTTAHDHGDEASNNPPEVPLRLRIRSNSNLELCSSQQDIEQIATNEGETDLSSSLREYPWFHGTLSRSDAAHLVLHSAANGHGVFLVRQSETRKGEFVLTFNFQGRAKHLRMTLNDQGHCRVQHLCFPAIYDMLEHFRLNAIPLESGGTADVTLTEFVVANHTNRSGHHNISGSNQQQLQERRPPAVLEPREVRVSSGSLTPLE